A stretch of Allostreptomyces psammosilenae DNA encodes these proteins:
- the pruA gene encoding L-glutamate gamma-semialdehyde dehydrogenase has protein sequence MDAVTQVPPPVNEPVRGYAPGSPERARLQAELARLAAEPIELTMTIAGRQRMGGGERIDVVQPHNHGAKLGTLGNATRQDAADAVEAALAAAPAWRALSFDDRAAIFLKAADLLAGPWRETVAAATMLGQSKTAQQAEIDAPCELIDFWRFNVHYARQILAEQPISSPGVWNRTDHRPLEGFVYAITPFNFSAIAGNLPTAPALMGNVVVWKPSPTQTFAAWHLMRLLEEAGLPPGVINMVTGDGRELSEVALVHPDLAGVHFTGSTATFQHLWRTVGENIARYRGYPRLVGETGGKDFVVAHPSADPAVLRTALVRGAFEYQGQKCSAASRAYVPESVWARIRDELVAETESLSMGDVTDLSHFMGAVIDERSFAKNKAAIDRAWTDPSIEVVAGGRYDDSVGYFIRPTILTSTDPDNEVFSTEYFGPILAVYVYPDDAWRQTLDLVDRTAAYALTGAVIAQDRAAVAEATEVLRYTAGNFYVNDKPTGAVVGQQPFGGSRASGTNDKAGSAQNLMRWTTTRSIKETFVPPTDYRYPHMG, from the coding sequence ATGGACGCCGTGACCCAGGTCCCCCCACCGGTCAACGAGCCGGTGCGCGGCTACGCCCCCGGCAGCCCGGAGCGCGCCCGGTTGCAGGCCGAGCTGGCCCGGCTGGCCGCGGAGCCGATCGAGCTGACGATGACCATCGCCGGCCGGCAGCGCATGGGCGGCGGTGAACGGATCGACGTCGTGCAGCCGCACAACCACGGCGCCAAGCTCGGCACCCTGGGCAACGCCACCCGCCAGGACGCCGCCGACGCCGTCGAGGCGGCCCTGGCCGCCGCCCCGGCCTGGCGCGCGCTCTCCTTCGACGACCGGGCGGCGATCTTCCTGAAGGCCGCCGACCTGCTCGCCGGCCCCTGGCGCGAGACGGTGGCCGCCGCCACCATGCTCGGCCAGTCCAAGACCGCGCAGCAGGCCGAGATCGACGCGCCCTGCGAGCTGATCGACTTCTGGCGCTTCAACGTGCACTACGCCCGGCAGATCCTCGCCGAGCAGCCGATCTCCTCCCCCGGGGTGTGGAACCGCACCGACCACCGGCCGCTGGAGGGGTTCGTCTACGCCATCACGCCGTTCAACTTCTCGGCGATCGCCGGCAACCTGCCGACCGCGCCCGCGCTGATGGGCAACGTCGTGGTCTGGAAGCCGTCGCCGACGCAGACCTTCGCCGCCTGGCACCTGATGCGGCTGCTGGAGGAGGCGGGGCTGCCGCCCGGTGTGATCAACATGGTCACCGGGGACGGCCGTGAGCTGTCCGAGGTGGCGCTGGTCCACCCGGACCTCGCCGGCGTGCACTTCACCGGCTCCACCGCCACCTTCCAGCACCTGTGGCGCACCGTCGGGGAGAACATCGCCCGCTACCGCGGCTATCCGCGGCTGGTCGGCGAGACCGGCGGCAAGGACTTCGTCGTCGCGCACCCCTCGGCCGACCCCGCGGTGCTGAGGACGGCGCTGGTGCGCGGCGCCTTCGAGTACCAGGGGCAGAAGTGCTCCGCGGCCTCCCGCGCCTACGTGCCCGAGTCGGTGTGGGCGCGGATCCGGGACGAACTTGTGGCCGAGACCGAGTCGCTGTCCATGGGCGACGTCACCGACCTGTCCCACTTCATGGGCGCGGTCATCGACGAACGCTCCTTCGCCAAGAACAAGGCGGCGATCGACCGGGCCTGGACGGATCCGAGCATCGAGGTGGTCGCGGGCGGCCGGTACGACGACTCGGTCGGCTATTTCATCCGCCCCACCATCCTCACCAGCACCGACCCCGACAACGAGGTGTTCAGCACCGAGTACTTCGGACCGATCCTGGCGGTGTACGTCTACCCCGACGACGCCTGGCGCCAGACGCTGGACCTGGTGGACCGCACCGCCGCGTACGCCCTCACCGGAGCCGTGATCGCCCAGGACCGCGCGGCGGTGGCCGAGGCGACCGAGGTGCTGCGGTACACCGCCGGCAACTTCTACGTCAACGACAAGCCCACCGGGGCGGTCGTCGGCCAGCAGCCGTTCGGCGGCAGCCGGGCCTCCGGCACCAACGACAAGGCCGGATCAGCGCAGAACCTGATGCGCTGGACCACCACGCGGTCGATCAAGGAGACCTTCGTCCCGCCGACCGACTACCGCTACCCGCACATGGGCTGA
- a CDS encoding PucR family transcriptional regulator yields MQPLPPPESPSGHGAPGGPPAPGAVEPGQRRGAGEERGRAEARPVVDLHRLLSTLDEQLLSVVTAPRGLDVAVRDVVILDPDDDPEPRPGDLALVVGARGRAAARLVRIAGRAGAAAVAVKPPGGGRPPGGAGRGGWEEGERAALRRAAEEAGVALLAVPPAARWERLEELARSVLLDALLADSDLEPARDGLTGDLVGPGTAGHPEPDDLFALAQTVAGLTGGLVSIEDTSSHVLAYSRSAGETDAVDELRRLSILGRQGPERYLAMLRAWGVYRRLREGEEVVRVEAHRELGIRARLAVGVHAGGRQLGTIWVQEGTRPLSPTSDRVLLGAARVVALHLVRRRSGLALSARWNEDLLAGVLEGRLPAAEVLARIGVAPGGPGCVVAFTLPGAPQPARDPDRAAEPMLGRTEIEWERAETLRVIALHAAAYRRRALVTVLGVRLYVLLPDLPRHGGQAAAVGWTREVVAEARRHGPVVRAAVGAVIVEPDGIRASRAEADRVLDALAADGGAGGPAPGGGAGPEVAVLDDVRTRVLMRELLGLLAERPGLRDPGTAALLRRDAERSGVLVESLAAYLDHHGDVRPAAEALHVHPNTLRYRVRRAAETAGLDLDDPDQRLLVHLQLRLARSGLADGPA; encoded by the coding sequence ATGCAGCCGCTCCCGCCTCCGGAGTCCCCGTCCGGCCACGGCGCCCCCGGCGGGCCGCCCGCCCCGGGAGCCGTCGAGCCGGGCCAGCGGCGGGGCGCGGGGGAGGAGCGGGGACGGGCCGAGGCGCGTCCGGTCGTCGACCTGCACCGCCTGCTGTCCACGCTGGACGAGCAGCTGCTCTCCGTGGTCACCGCCCCGCGCGGGCTGGACGTCGCGGTGCGCGACGTGGTGATCCTGGACCCGGACGACGACCCGGAGCCCCGCCCCGGCGACCTGGCGCTGGTGGTCGGCGCGCGGGGGCGGGCCGCCGCCCGCCTGGTCCGGATCGCCGGCCGGGCCGGGGCCGCGGCCGTCGCGGTGAAGCCCCCGGGCGGCGGCCGGCCGCCCGGCGGCGCGGGGCGGGGCGGCTGGGAGGAGGGGGAGCGGGCGGCGCTGCGGCGCGCCGCCGAGGAGGCCGGGGTGGCCCTGCTGGCCGTGCCGCCCGCCGCCCGCTGGGAGCGGCTGGAGGAACTGGCCCGCTCCGTGCTGCTGGACGCCCTGCTCGCCGACAGCGACCTGGAACCCGCCCGGGACGGCCTGACCGGGGACCTGGTGGGACCCGGCACCGCCGGCCACCCGGAGCCCGACGACCTGTTCGCCCTCGCCCAGACGGTCGCCGGCCTCACCGGCGGGCTGGTCAGCATCGAGGACACCTCCAGCCACGTCCTCGCCTACTCCCGCTCGGCCGGCGAGACGGACGCCGTGGACGAGCTGCGGCGGCTGTCCATCCTGGGCCGCCAGGGCCCGGAGCGGTACCTCGCCATGCTGCGCGCCTGGGGCGTCTACCGCAGGCTCCGGGAGGGCGAGGAGGTGGTGCGGGTCGAGGCCCACCGGGAGCTCGGCATCCGGGCCCGGCTCGCCGTCGGCGTGCACGCCGGCGGGCGGCAGCTCGGCACCATCTGGGTGCAGGAGGGGACCCGGCCGCTGTCGCCCACCAGCGACCGCGTGCTGCTGGGCGCCGCCCGGGTGGTCGCCCTGCACCTGGTGCGCCGGCGCAGCGGGCTGGCGCTGTCCGCCCGCTGGAACGAGGACCTGCTCGCCGGCGTCCTGGAGGGCCGGCTGCCGGCCGCCGAGGTGCTGGCCCGGATCGGCGTGGCACCGGGCGGCCCCGGGTGCGTGGTCGCGTTCACCCTGCCCGGCGCACCGCAGCCGGCGCGGGACCCGGACCGGGCGGCCGAACCCATGCTCGGCCGCACCGAGATCGAGTGGGAGCGGGCCGAGACGCTGCGGGTCATCGCGCTGCACGCCGCGGCCTACCGGCGCCGCGCGCTGGTCACCGTGCTCGGGGTGCGGCTGTACGTGCTGCTGCCCGACCTGCCCCGGCACGGCGGTCAGGCGGCCGCGGTCGGCTGGACCAGGGAGGTGGTCGCCGAGGCCCGGCGACACGGCCCGGTGGTGCGCGCGGCCGTGGGCGCGGTGATCGTCGAGCCGGACGGCATCCGGGCCTCCCGGGCCGAGGCCGACCGGGTGCTCGACGCGCTGGCCGCCGACGGCGGGGCCGGTGGCCCGGCCCCGGGAGGCGGGGCCGGGCCGGAGGTGGCCGTGCTGGACGACGTCCGGACCCGGGTGCTGATGCGCGAGCTGCTCGGGCTGCTCGCCGAGCGGCCCGGGTTGCGCGACCCGGGGACGGCCGCGCTGCTGCGCCGGGACGCCGAACGCTCGGGGGTGCTGGTGGAGTCGCTGGCGGCCTACCTGGACCACCACGGGGACGTGCGCCCGGCCGCCGAGGCGCTGCACGTGCACCCCAACACGCTGCGCTACCGGGTGCGGCGGGCCGCCGAGACCGCCGGGCTCGACCTGGACGACCCCGACCAGCGGCTGCTGGTCCACCTCCAGCTCAGGCTGGCCCGCTCGGGCCTGGCGGACGGGCCGGCCTGA
- a CDS encoding FAD-binding protein produces the protein MSTAPTNWAGNVTFRAQRFHRPTSLDELRRVVAGSERVRALGTGHSFNRIADTSGDLVSVADLPAEVRLDTENSTVTVGGGVRYGELATRLHAEGYALHNLGSLPHISVAGACQTGTHGSGVRNGSLASAVRAVEMVTGDGELVTLSRKMDGDVFDGAVVALGSLGIVTRITLEVEPTYQVRQHVYEDLPREALDAHFAEIASSAYSVSLFTDWRSPAINQVWLKQRVDAHDGDAPAPERWHGATLARAQRHPLPGMPAENCTVQLGLAGPWHERLPHFRMEFTPSNGEELQSEYLLPLEHAVEAFAAIDQIRDQVAAVLQVCEMRTVAGEELWLSPSYRRDSVAFHFTWVKDPAAVAPVITALEERLAPFGPRPHWGKLFHTAPEVVREAYPRADDFTALTRRYDPAGVFRNELVDTYFPRD, from the coding sequence ATGAGCACAGCACCGACCAACTGGGCGGGCAACGTCACCTTCCGCGCACAGCGCTTCCACCGCCCCACCTCGCTGGACGAGCTGCGGCGCGTGGTCGCCGGCAGCGAGCGGGTGCGGGCCCTCGGCACCGGTCACTCCTTCAACCGGATCGCCGACACCTCCGGCGACCTGGTCTCGGTCGCCGACCTGCCCGCCGAGGTGCGGCTCGACACCGAGAACTCCACCGTCACGGTCGGCGGCGGCGTCCGCTACGGCGAGCTGGCCACCCGGCTGCACGCCGAGGGCTACGCCCTGCACAACCTCGGCTCCCTGCCGCACATCTCCGTCGCCGGCGCCTGCCAGACCGGCACCCACGGCTCCGGCGTCCGCAACGGCAGCCTGGCCAGCGCCGTCCGCGCGGTGGAGATGGTGACCGGCGACGGCGAGCTGGTCACCCTCAGCCGCAAGATGGACGGGGACGTCTTCGACGGAGCGGTGGTCGCCCTCGGCTCCCTCGGCATCGTCACCCGGATCACCCTGGAGGTGGAGCCCACCTACCAGGTGCGGCAGCACGTCTACGAGGACCTCCCGCGCGAGGCGCTCGACGCCCACTTCGCCGAGATCGCCTCCAGCGCCTACAGCGTGAGCCTGTTCACCGACTGGCGCTCCCCCGCCATCAACCAGGTGTGGCTGAAGCAGCGGGTGGACGCCCACGACGGCGACGCGCCGGCGCCCGAGCGCTGGCACGGCGCCACCCTGGCGCGGGCGCAGCGGCACCCGCTGCCCGGGATGCCCGCCGAGAACTGCACCGTGCAGCTCGGCCTGGCCGGCCCGTGGCACGAGCGGCTGCCCCACTTCCGGATGGAGTTCACCCCCAGCAACGGCGAGGAGCTGCAGTCGGAGTACCTGCTCCCGCTCGAGCACGCCGTCGAGGCCTTCGCCGCGATCGACCAGATCCGCGACCAGGTGGCCGCCGTGCTCCAGGTGTGCGAGATGCGCACCGTCGCCGGGGAGGAGCTGTGGCTCAGCCCCAGCTACCGCCGCGACAGCGTCGCCTTCCACTTCACCTGGGTCAAGGACCCGGCCGCGGTCGCGCCGGTGATCACGGCCCTGGAGGAGCGGCTGGCGCCGTTCGGGCCCCGTCCGCACTGGGGCAAGCTGTTCCACACGGCGCCCGAGGTGGTCCGGGAGGCGTACCCGCGCGCGGACGACTTCACCGCGCTCACCCGCCGCTACGACCCGGCCGGGGTGTTCCGCAACGAGCTGGTGGACACCTACTTCCCCCGGGACTGA
- a CDS encoding superoxide dismutase, translating into MAVYTLPELPYDYSALEPAISGEIIELHHDKHHATYVKGANDTLEQLAEAREKDSWGSINQLEKNLAFHLSGHILHSIYWGNMNREGGGEPSEADGTGELAEAIRENFGSFARFKAQLSKAAVGTQGSGWGVLSYDPLGDRMLVHQVYDHQGNVGQAGIPLFVIDTWEHAFYLQYRNVKADFVEASWRIANWHDVQDRYRRAKAGASGLLVVR; encoded by the coding sequence ATGGCCGTCTACACGCTTCCGGAACTGCCGTACGACTACTCGGCCCTCGAACCCGCGATCAGCGGGGAGATCATCGAGCTGCATCACGACAAGCACCACGCGACCTACGTCAAGGGCGCCAACGACACGCTGGAGCAGCTCGCCGAGGCCCGCGAGAAGGACAGCTGGGGCAGCATCAACCAGCTGGAGAAGAACCTCGCCTTCCACCTCTCCGGTCACATCCTGCACTCCATCTACTGGGGCAACATGAACCGCGAGGGCGGCGGCGAGCCCAGCGAGGCGGACGGCACCGGGGAGCTCGCCGAGGCCATCCGGGAGAACTTCGGCAGCTTCGCGCGGTTCAAGGCGCAGCTGTCCAAGGCGGCCGTCGGCACCCAGGGCTCCGGGTGGGGCGTGCTCAGCTACGACCCGCTGGGTGACCGGATGCTGGTCCACCAGGTCTACGACCACCAGGGCAACGTGGGACAGGCGGGCATCCCGCTGTTCGTCATCGACACCTGGGAGCACGCCTTCTACCTGCAGTACCGCAACGTCAAGGCGGACTTCGTGGAGGCCAGCTGGCGGATCGCCAACTGGCACGACGTGCAGGACCGCTACCGCCGGGCGAAGGCGGGCGCCTCCGGCCTGCTGGTCGTCCGCTAG
- a CDS encoding enolase C-terminal domain-like protein, producing MGPEPEAVDVPVERVEARAYAVPTEAPEAGGVPDRAGGELVVVLVRADDAVGTGWSHAPAAARAVVEDLLAGEVVERGVLDIPALHQRMRHRLRDAGGVGLGARALSAVDVALWDLKAQLLGLPLVGLLGAARPEVPVYASGGPPGWSDDRLRELVRGWTVERGVPRVKIRIGEADGTRERRDLERVEVARVAAGRDGELLVDARGAYRRGQAVRMGRRLADAGVTWFEEPVDPDDLAGLRAVREATTPDTAAGGHGWDLPHLARLCAGEAVDCLPVDATRCGGPTVWLRAAAVAQAHGLAVSGHAAPNLHAHLAAAVPNLEHVEWSDGHDRVERTLLLGTLDPSGGAVRPGADGAPGHGMELRPDADRYQVG from the coding sequence GTGGGACCGGAGCCGGAGGCCGTCGACGTCCCGGTGGAGCGCGTCGAGGCCCGCGCCTACGCCGTGCCCACCGAGGCCCCGGAGGCCGGGGGCGTGCCGGACCGGGCGGGCGGGGAGCTGGTGGTGGTGCTGGTCCGGGCCGACGACGCGGTCGGCACCGGCTGGTCCCACGCCCCCGCGGCCGCCCGGGCGGTCGTGGAGGACCTGCTCGCCGGCGAGGTCGTGGAGCGCGGCGTGCTGGACATCCCGGCGCTGCACCAGCGGATGCGGCACCGGCTGCGGGACGCCGGAGGGGTGGGCCTGGGCGCGCGGGCGCTGTCGGCGGTGGACGTCGCGCTGTGGGACCTGAAGGCGCAGCTGCTCGGCCTGCCGCTGGTCGGTCTGCTCGGCGCGGCACGGCCCGAGGTCCCGGTGTACGCCAGCGGCGGCCCGCCCGGCTGGTCGGACGACCGGCTGCGGGAGCTGGTGCGCGGCTGGACGGTGGAGCGCGGCGTGCCCCGGGTGAAGATCCGGATCGGCGAAGCGGACGGCACCCGGGAGCGCCGGGACCTGGAACGGGTGGAGGTGGCGCGGGTGGCCGCCGGCCGGGACGGCGAGCTCCTGGTGGACGCCCGGGGCGCCTACCGGAGGGGGCAGGCGGTGCGGATGGGCCGCCGGCTGGCGGACGCGGGGGTGACCTGGTTCGAGGAGCCGGTCGACCCGGACGACCTCGCCGGACTGCGCGCGGTGCGCGAGGCGACGACGCCGGACACCGCCGCCGGCGGGCACGGCTGGGACCTGCCCCACCTGGCGCGGCTCTGCGCGGGCGAGGCGGTCGACTGCCTCCCGGTCGACGCGACGCGCTGCGGCGGCCCCACCGTCTGGCTGCGCGCGGCGGCGGTGGCGCAGGCGCACGGGCTGGCGGTCTCCGGCCACGCGGCGCCCAACCTGCACGCCCACCTGGCGGCGGCCGTGCCCAACCTGGAGCACGTGGAGTGGTCGGATGGCCACGACCGGGTGGAGCGGACGCTGCTGCTGGGGACCCTCGATCCCTCCGGCGGCGCGGTGCGACCGGGCGCCGACGGCGCGCCCGGACACGGAATGGAGCTGCGCCCCGACGCCGACCGCTACCAGGTCGGCTGA
- a CDS encoding thiamine pyrophosphate-requiring protein: MTTKVSDHILGRLREWGVEHVFAYPGDGINGLLAAWARAEDRPRFVQARHEEMAAFQAVGYAKFSGRLGVCAATSGPGAIHLLNGLYDAKLDHVPVLALVGQTNRSAMGGSYQQEVDLLSLYKDVASDFCEMVTVPQQLPNVVDRAVRTALARRAPTAVIVPADVQELDYSPPSHAFKMVPSSLGMSHSVPVPREEDLRRAADVLNAGEKVAVLVGQGARAARAEVEAVADLLGAGVAKALLGKDVLSDELPYVTGAIGLLGTRPSYELMKDCDTLLTVGSNFPYTQFLPEFGQARAVQIELDPHMIGMRYPYEVNLVGDAAATLRRLIPLLTASPARAKWREEVERNVARWWEVMERRALTEADPINPEYVAHVLSARLPADALVSADSGSAANWYARHLRVRGRIRGTLSGTLATMGPGVPYAIGAKFACPDRPAVAFVGDGAMQMNGMAELVTAAKYWPEWSDPRLVVGILNNRDLNQVTWEMRSMTGSPQFLPSQSIPDVPYADFARSIGLRGVRVERPEDVEDAWREAFEADRPCVLDFLTDPAVPPIPPHATLDETWKTASAMLRGDSDRADVVRQGVRAKVQEFLPGRKGRGRPGRHGEGGRGGGGAG, encoded by the coding sequence ATGACGACGAAGGTCTCCGACCACATCCTTGGGCGGCTGCGCGAGTGGGGCGTGGAGCACGTGTTCGCCTACCCCGGGGACGGCATCAACGGCCTGCTGGCGGCCTGGGCGCGGGCGGAGGACCGGCCGCGCTTCGTCCAGGCCCGCCACGAGGAGATGGCGGCGTTCCAGGCGGTGGGCTACGCGAAGTTCTCCGGCCGGCTGGGGGTGTGCGCGGCGACCTCCGGGCCCGGCGCGATCCACCTGCTCAACGGCCTGTACGACGCCAAGCTGGACCACGTTCCGGTGCTCGCCCTGGTCGGCCAGACCAACCGCAGCGCGATGGGCGGCTCCTACCAGCAGGAGGTCGACCTGCTGAGCCTGTACAAGGACGTGGCCTCGGACTTCTGCGAGATGGTCACCGTCCCGCAGCAGCTGCCGAACGTCGTCGACCGGGCGGTCCGCACCGCCCTGGCGCGGCGCGCGCCCACCGCCGTCATCGTCCCGGCCGACGTCCAGGAGCTGGACTACTCCCCGCCCTCGCACGCCTTCAAGATGGTGCCGTCCTCGCTGGGCATGTCCCACAGCGTCCCGGTCCCCCGCGAGGAGGACCTGCGGCGGGCCGCCGACGTGCTGAACGCCGGCGAGAAGGTGGCGGTCCTGGTCGGCCAGGGCGCCCGCGCGGCGCGCGCGGAGGTGGAGGCCGTCGCCGACCTGCTCGGCGCCGGCGTGGCCAAGGCGCTGCTGGGCAAGGACGTGCTCTCGGATGAGCTGCCGTACGTCACCGGCGCCATCGGCCTGCTCGGCACGCGCCCCTCCTACGAGCTGATGAAGGACTGCGACACGCTGCTGACCGTGGGCTCCAACTTCCCCTACACGCAGTTCCTACCGGAGTTCGGCCAGGCCCGCGCGGTGCAGATCGAACTCGACCCGCACATGATCGGGATGCGCTACCCGTACGAGGTGAACCTCGTCGGCGACGCCGCCGCCACCCTGCGGCGGCTGATCCCGCTGCTGACCGCGAGTCCGGCCCGGGCGAAGTGGCGCGAGGAGGTCGAGCGGAACGTGGCCCGCTGGTGGGAGGTGATGGAGCGCCGGGCGCTGACCGAGGCGGATCCGATCAACCCCGAGTACGTCGCGCACGTCCTCTCCGCCCGGCTGCCCGCCGACGCGCTGGTCAGCGCCGACTCCGGCTCGGCGGCGAACTGGTACGCCCGCCACCTGCGGGTGCGCGGCCGGATCCGGGGCACGCTGTCCGGGACGCTGGCGACGATGGGCCCGGGCGTGCCGTACGCCATCGGCGCCAAGTTCGCCTGCCCCGACCGGCCGGCGGTGGCCTTCGTCGGGGACGGCGCGATGCAGATGAACGGCATGGCGGAGCTGGTCACCGCCGCGAAGTACTGGCCGGAGTGGTCCGACCCGCGGCTGGTGGTGGGGATCCTGAACAACCGTGACCTCAACCAGGTCACCTGGGAGATGCGGTCGATGACCGGCTCCCCGCAGTTCCTGCCGTCGCAGTCGATCCCGGACGTGCCCTACGCGGACTTCGCCCGTTCGATCGGGCTGCGCGGCGTGCGGGTGGAGCGCCCCGAGGACGTGGAGGACGCCTGGAGGGAGGCGTTCGAGGCGGACCGGCCGTGTGTGCTGGACTTCCTGACCGATCCCGCGGTGCCGCCGATCCCGCCGCACGCGACCCTGGACGAGACCTGGAAGACGGCCTCCGCGATGCTGCGCGGGGACAGCGACCGGGCGGACGTGGTCCGGCAGGGCGTGCGGGCGAAGGTGCAGGAGTTCCTGCCCGGCCGGAAGGGCCGGGGGCGCCCCGGGCGGCACGGCGAGGGCGGTCGCGGCGGGGGCGGCGCCGGGTGA
- a CDS encoding DUF6343 family protein, which yields MRGDGGDTWFRRGPWGRGRSGTEPVTARSALRLRAGLAAGGLVVCAAVAVLLAVAAGEVAGMGWLVAALVVLAVVAAVDLVVVGRRIRRHGRN from the coding sequence ATGCGCGGGGACGGAGGCGACACCTGGTTCCGGCGCGGGCCGTGGGGACGCGGCAGGAGCGGCACGGAGCCGGTCACGGCGCGCAGCGCGCTGCGGCTGCGGGCCGGGCTCGCCGCCGGCGGCCTGGTGGTCTGCGCCGCGGTCGCCGTGCTGCTGGCCGTGGCCGCGGGCGAGGTCGCCGGCATGGGGTGGCTGGTGGCGGCCCTGGTGGTGCTGGCGGTGGTCGCCGCCGTGGACCTGGTGGTGGTCGGCCGCCGGATCCGCCGGCACGGCCGGAACTGA
- a CDS encoding glycosyltransferase family 2 protein, whose amino-acid sequence MDPRTTVVVITRDRRDELLHTLDRLADLPERPRVLVVDNASGDGTAEAVRLHHPGVELLPAPGNLGAVGRNHAVRHVTTRYVAFCDDDTWWEPGALARAADLLDGCPSAASVTGRILVEPGGREDPIVPELRHSPVPAPPGLPGPALLGILAGASLLRVSAFRAVGGFSPRLWLGGEEELLSLDLAAAGHHLLYADDVVVHHRPSPRRDRPRRLSLGIRNTLWTAWLRRPVPAALRRTGRLLGDVPARPATLRGLAEAVAGLPWVLRERRPVPAEVERGLVLLEAPQKRSRARRYVQ is encoded by the coding sequence ATGGATCCCAGGACCACCGTCGTCGTGATCACCCGGGACCGGCGGGACGAGCTGCTGCACACCCTGGACCGGCTGGCCGACCTTCCGGAGCGGCCGCGCGTCCTGGTCGTCGACAACGCCTCCGGGGACGGCACCGCCGAGGCCGTCCGCCTCCACCACCCCGGCGTCGAACTGCTCCCCGCACCGGGCAACCTCGGGGCGGTCGGCCGCAACCACGCCGTCCGCCACGTCACCACCCGCTACGTGGCCTTCTGCGACGACGACACCTGGTGGGAGCCGGGGGCGCTGGCCCGCGCCGCGGACCTGCTGGACGGCTGCCCGTCGGCCGCCTCGGTCACCGGGCGCATCCTGGTGGAGCCCGGCGGCCGGGAGGACCCGATCGTGCCGGAGCTGCGCCACTCGCCGGTCCCGGCGCCGCCCGGCCTCCCCGGGCCGGCCCTGCTCGGCATCCTGGCCGGTGCCTCCCTGCTGCGGGTGTCGGCCTTCCGGGCGGTCGGCGGCTTCTCCCCCCGGCTGTGGCTGGGCGGCGAGGAGGAGCTGCTCTCCCTGGACCTCGCGGCCGCCGGCCACCACCTGCTGTACGCGGACGACGTCGTCGTCCACCACCGCCCCTCGCCCCGCCGGGACCGCCCGCGGCGGCTCAGCCTGGGCATACGGAACACCCTGTGGACGGCCTGGCTGCGCCGTCCGGTGCCGGCCGCGCTGCGCCGAACGGGTCGCCTGCTGGGCGACGTCCCGGCCCGCCCGGCGACCCTGCGCGGACTGGCCGAGGCCGTCGCGGGCCTGCCCTGGGTGCTGCGGGAACGCCGACCGGTGCCGGCCGAGGTCGAGCGGGGGCTGGTGCTGCTGGAGGCACCCCAGAAGCGCTCCCGGGCGCGGCGGTATGTGCAGTGA
- a CDS encoding SigB/SigF/SigG family RNA polymerase sigma factor produces MQQTVQDHTRSDGTPRRRRRAAGAGAVAEERRATAERGAATERRVAEAGGTTGDDAPDEATVPDDADVGVLPDMPMSEDDFRDLGKYEARALGDALLRRLSEVERESGQYRYVRDTLIRLNLPLVRYIAVRYRYRPEPLDDIVQVGVIGLIKAVDGYDPDRGVEFVSYAIPTIAGEIKRFFRDTSWSVRVPRPLKELSLDAARAADELEQDLGRAPTHRELAGHLSVEVHEVVAALEAARLHSASSLDALRDRADGADGAGSSLLDRLGAPDEALDLVEFRESVGPLLNALPPRERSIILMRFYGNMSQSQIGERLGLSQMHVSRLLSATLRSLREQMEEQRPAPRSG; encoded by the coding sequence GTGCAGCAGACAGTCCAGGACCACACGCGATCGGACGGCACCCCACGGCGCCGCCGGCGCGCCGCGGGCGCCGGTGCCGTGGCCGAGGAGCGACGGGCGACCGCCGAGCGGGGGGCCGCCACGGAGCGGCGGGTCGCGGAGGCCGGGGGCACCACCGGGGACGACGCTCCGGACGAGGCGACCGTGCCGGACGACGCCGACGTGGGAGTCCTCCCGGACATGCCCATGTCGGAGGACGACTTCCGCGACCTCGGCAAGTACGAGGCCCGGGCGCTCGGCGACGCCCTGCTGCGCCGCCTGTCCGAGGTGGAGCGGGAGAGCGGGCAGTACCGCTACGTCCGCGACACCCTCATCCGGCTCAACCTCCCGCTGGTGCGGTACATCGCCGTGCGCTACCGCTACCGGCCCGAACCGCTCGACGACATCGTGCAGGTCGGCGTCATCGGCCTGATCAAGGCGGTGGACGGCTACGACCCCGACCGGGGCGTGGAGTTCGTCAGCTACGCGATCCCGACGATCGCCGGCGAGATCAAACGTTTCTTCCGGGACACCTCCTGGAGCGTGCGGGTGCCGCGACCGCTGAAGGAACTCAGCCTGGACGCGGCCCGGGCCGCCGACGAACTGGAACAGGACCTCGGCCGCGCCCCCACCCACCGGGAGCTGGCCGGGCACCTGTCGGTGGAGGTGCACGAGGTGGTCGCCGCACTGGAGGCGGCCCGCCTGCACTCGGCGTCCTCCCTGGACGCACTGCGCGACCGGGCCGACGGCGCGGACGGCGCCGGCAGCAGCCTGCTCGACCGGCTCGGCGCCCCGGACGAGGCCCTGGACCTGGTGGAGTTCCGGGAGTCGGTCGGCCCACTGCTCAACGCCCTCCCGCCGCGCGAGCGCAGCATCATCCTGATGCGCTTCTACGGCAACATGTCGCAGTCGCAGATCGGCGAGCGCCTCGGCCTTTCCCAGATGCACGTCTCGCGGCTGCTGTCGGCCACGCTGCGCTCGCTGCGCGAGCAGATGGAGGAACAGCGCCCGGCGCCCCGGAGCGGCTGA